The window ACACATCCAGCACGTAGCTGACGTTAAAGCCGATCTCCATTTCCGTGCCCGGATAGGTCACATCCAGAATTTCTTCCGCTTCTTCCTGTTCCGGGTTATTAGCGGTAATTTTGAGCTGATTTTCGCTCACATACAGACGCACGCCGCGGAACTTCTCGTTGGACAGGATCGCCGCGCGGGCAAACGCCTGCTTGAGAATGTCGCATCCCGCTTCCAGATGTTTATCCGGGTTCTTCGGCAGTACGCGACGATAGTCCGGGAAGCGACCATCCACCAGCTTGGAGGTAAAGATAAAGTCGCCCACGTGCGCGCGGATGTTGTTGCTGCCAATCTGCACGTGCAGCGGGTTGTCGCCGCCGTCGAGCATACGCATCAGTTCAATAACGCCTTTACGCGGCACGATCACCGAATGACTGGGCAGCGACTGGCCAACGGGCATAGAGCAGACCGCCAGACGGTGACCGTCGGTCGCCACGGTGCGCAGCTCTTCGCCTTCGGTCTCAAACAGCATGCCGTTTAAATAGTAACGCACGTCCTGATGCGCCATCGAGAACTGCGTGGCTTCAATCAGGCGCTTCATCGTGGCCTGCGGCAGCGTGAATTCGACCTCGCTCTGCCAGTCATCCAGATTCGGGAAGTCGGCGGCAGGCAGGGTGGACAGCGAGAAACGGCTGCGTCCGGAACGCACCAGCATACGATCGCCTTCCAGCTGGACGGCGATTTCAGCGCCTTCCGGCAGGCCGCGGCAGATATCGAAGAATTTGCGCGCCGGCACGGTGGTCGCACCAGGCTCATGCGCCTGAATCAACGCAACGCGCGCCACCATCTCCATTTCCAGATCGGTGCCGGTAAGGGAAAGCGTACCGTCAGCGACCTGCAACAGCAGGTTACCGAGAATCGGCAGCGTAGGACGACCACCCAGCGGGCCGCTGACCTGCTGAAGCGGTTTTAATAAGTGTTCACGTTCAACGGTAAATTTCATAGCGTCACGAAGATAATGTTCTGATTAAATTGGAGAAATCTTCTTTAATATCATGGCTTTCTTCACGCAGCTGCTCAATCTTACGGCAGGCATGAAGCACGGTGGTGTGGTCGCGCCCACCAAACGCGTCGCCGATTTCCGGCAGACTGTGGTTGGTGAGCTCTTTCGCCAGCGCCATCGCCATCTGACGCGGACGCGCTACCGAGCGGGAACGCCGCTTGGAAAGCAGATCCGCAATCTTAATTTTGTAATACTCCGCCACCGTCTTCTGAATATTGTCGATAGTGACCAGTTTTTCCTGCAACGCCAGCAGATCGCGCAGCGCTTCGCGCACGAAGTCGATGGTAATCGCCCGACCGGTAAAGTTAGCGTTGGCAATGACGCGGTTCAGCGCCCCTTCCAGCTCGCGCACGTTAGAGCGCAGCCGCTTGGCAATAAAGAACGCCACCTCGCCCGGCAGACGAATGTCGTTCTCGTCAGCCTTTTTCATCAGGATCGCCACGCGGGTTTCCAGCTCTGGCGGTTCGATCGCTACCGTCAGCCCCCAGCCGAAGCGGGATTTCAGACGATCCTCGACACCATTGATCTCTTTAGGATAACGATCCGAGGTCAAAATGATCTGCTGATTGCCTTCAAGCAGGGCGTTAAAGGTGTGGAAAAACTCTTCCTGGGATCGCTCTTTGTTGGCAAAGAACTGGATGTCATCGATCAGCAGCGCGTCAACGGAGCGGTAATAGCGTTTAAACTCTTCGATAGCGTTGTTTTGCAGGGCTTTTACCATATCCTGCACAAAGCGTTCGGAGTGCATATAGACCACTTTCGCGTTGGGCTTGCGGGCCATAATGCCGTTGCCTACCGCGTGCAGCAGGTGAGTTTTACCCAGGCCGGTGCCGCCATACAGGAATAAAGGGTTGTAAGCGCCGCCGGGGTTGTCCGCCACCTGACGCGCCGCCGCGCGCGCCAGCTGGTTAGATTTACCTTCGACAAAGTTATCAAAGGTGTGTTTGACGTTGACGTTTGAGCGATAGGTCGGTTCCGCCGGCGCCGGAACGTTGTCCCAGCCAGGACGGGACGCCGTGGGTTCCGGACGCTGCGGCTGCGCCTGAGTCACCTGAGCGGGCGCGGCGAAATTGTTGTTCACCGGCGTTTTCAGGGTTTGAGTCACGGGCTTCGTCCCGACCTCAAAACGCAGCTGCGGGGCGTCCGCTCCGCAGAAGTTATTCAGCAGCCCATTGATATTATTGAGATACTTGTCTCTTACCCAATCGAGCACAAAACGGTTTGGCGCATACAAAGCCAGCGTGTTATCGCTCAGTTCCGCCTGCAACGGGCGTATCCACATACTGAACTCTGTGGCTGGTAACTCATCCTGCAATCGGGCAAGACACTGCTGCCAAAGCGAAAGTGACACGGCGGACTCCACTCGAACAAAAGTCGATAATGACAAGGCTGAAACATTCATGATTGTTGACGCACATCGACAAGACCCTGTGCAAAGGGTGACGTGCGAATTGCTATCTGCAATTTTCCCCGATCAGGATCTTTGAAACGATCGGGACCGCGGATCATAGCGTAAACTGAGAAAGAGATCTTCTGTTTCTCACAGATTCTTCCCGATTTATCCACAGGTCGTCACATGACCGGGTAAGTGTAAACGATCCTGGCGAAGATCAGCACGATTTCGCGCGCATATCGGAAAAATTAAT is drawn from Citrobacter rodentium NBRC 105723 = DSM 16636 and contains these coding sequences:
- the dnaN gene encoding DNA polymerase III subunit beta, with amino-acid sequence MKFTVEREHLLKPLQQVSGPLGGRPTLPILGNLLLQVADGTLSLTGTDLEMEMVARVALIQAHEPGATTVPARKFFDICRGLPEGAEIAVQLEGDRMLVRSGRSRFSLSTLPAADFPNLDDWQSEVEFTLPQATMKRLIEATQFSMAHQDVRYYLNGMLFETEGEELRTVATDGHRLAVCSMPVGQSLPSHSVIVPRKGVIELMRMLDGGDNPLHVQIGSNNIRAHVGDFIFTSKLVDGRFPDYRRVLPKNPDKHLEAGCDILKQAFARAAILSNEKFRGVRLYVSENQLKITANNPEQEEAEEILDVTYPGTEMEIGFNVSYVLDVLNALKCETVRIMLTDSVSSVQIEDAASQSAAYVVMPMRL
- the dnaA gene encoding chromosomal replication initiator protein DnaA; this translates as MSLSLWQQCLARLQDELPATEFSMWIRPLQAELSDNTLALYAPNRFVLDWVRDKYLNNINGLLNNFCGADAPQLRFEVGTKPVTQTLKTPVNNNFAAPAQVTQAQPQRPEPTASRPGWDNVPAPAEPTYRSNVNVKHTFDNFVEGKSNQLARAAARQVADNPGGAYNPLFLYGGTGLGKTHLLHAVGNGIMARKPNAKVVYMHSERFVQDMVKALQNNAIEEFKRYYRSVDALLIDDIQFFANKERSQEEFFHTFNALLEGNQQIILTSDRYPKEINGVEDRLKSRFGWGLTVAIEPPELETRVAILMKKADENDIRLPGEVAFFIAKRLRSNVRELEGALNRVIANANFTGRAITIDFVREALRDLLALQEKLVTIDNIQKTVAEYYKIKIADLLSKRRSRSVARPRQMAMALAKELTNHSLPEIGDAFGGRDHTTVLHACRKIEQLREESHDIKEDFSNLIRTLSS